A window from Peromyscus eremicus chromosome 1, PerEre_H2_v1, whole genome shotgun sequence encodes these proteins:
- the LOC131902642 gene encoding actin-like protein 9, with translation MDVNGPKCWDLHKSLDLNPRSTLTNKNLLQEPCGVVGNKLSTKMCAVVIDMGTGMCKMGFAGQTRPTYVVANVVGCQPKKQTTIGQPKVETFIGEAAHACPELNLLQPVRNGIVVDWEAAELIWCHILENDLRVATQDHPLMFTDPPFSPASNREKLVEIAFESLHSPAIYVASQSVLSVYANGRVNGLVVDTGHGVSYTVPVFQGYNLPNGIQRLDLAGHYLTTFLAEKILRSSLPLKKEDMDTMESIKHHYCYVASDFQKEQRRPDDKFRRCLKLPDGQTITVGKELFQCPELLFHPPETSGPSSLGLPGMVEQSLCMVPQELRTDMEQNVLLCGGSSLFTGFEGRFKAELLQCLNPGAHVVVAAQPNRNHSVWIGGSILASLRAFQSRWIQREQYEEEGPHIVHRKCS, from the coding sequence ATGGATGTAAAtggtcccaagtgctgggacctcCACAAGTCACTTGATCTGAACCCTCGCTCAACGCTGACAAACAAGAATCTGCTACAAGAACCCTGTGGTGTGGTTGGTAACAAGCTGTCAACAAAGATGTGTGCTGTAGTCATTGACATGGGCACTGGCATGTGCAAGATGGGTTTCGCAGGACAGACTCGGCCCACTTACGTTGTGGCCAACGTTGTGGGCTGCCAGCCCAAGAAACAAACCACCATAGGGCAGCCAAAGGTGGAGACGTTTATTGGTGAAGCAGCCCATGCTTGCCCAGAGTTAAACCTGTTGCAACCAGTTCGTAATGGTATTGTGGTGGACTGGGAAGCAGCTGAACTCATCTGGTGCCACATCCTTGAGAATGACCTCCGAGTGGCCACCCAGGACCATCCTCTGATGTTCACAGATCCGCCCTTCAGCCCTGCCAGCAACCGTGAGAAGCTGGTGGAAATAGCCTTCGAGTCTCTTCATTCCCCTGCCATATATGTGGCATCCCAATCCGTGCTGTCAGTCTATGCCAACGGACGAGTTAATGGGCTTGTGGTAGACACTGGCCATGGGGTCAGCTACACAGTGCCAGTCTTCCAAGGCTACAACCTGCCCAATGGTATACAGCGCCTAGACCTGGCTGGTCACTACTTGACTACCTTCTTGGCAGAGAAAATCTTGAGATCTAGCTTGCCGCTGAAGAAGGAAGACATGGACACCATGGAGAGCATCAAGCACCATTACTGCTATGTGGCCTCAGATTTCCAGAAAGAGCAAAGGCGCCCTGATGACAAATTCCGGCGGTGCCTGAAGCTGCCAGATGGACAGACTATCACAGTGGGGAAGGAGCTCTTCCAGTGTCCTGAACTACTATTCCATCCCCCAGAGACCTCGGGACCTTCGTCTTTGGGCCTCCCGGGCATGGTGGAACAGAGCCTCTGCATGGTGCCCCAGGAACTGCGGACCGACATGGAACAAAATGTGCTTCTGTGCGGAGGCTCCTCTCTCTTCACTGGCTTTGAAGGCCGCTTCAAGGCTGAGCTGCTGCAATGTCTTAATCCGGGTGCCCATGTGGTTGTGGCGGCCCAGCCCAACAGGAACCACTCGGTGTGGATTGGGGGATCCATTCTGGCCTCCCTGCGTGCCTTCCAATCCCGCTGGATCCAGCGTGAGCAGTATGAGGAAGAAGGTCCCCATATAGTGCACCGCAAGTGCTCTTGA